CTGCAAACACAAAACTACCATGCTCAACCTCATGAATGAGCTCGTTATTAAGCGCAGCCTCATAGATAATTGGCAGGTGCCACAGCCAGAGGGCAAATACAAAAATCAGCCATGCCGATATAGGCCGTATCAGGAATCGTAGAATATGCCTGACCTTCTTATGGCGTGCTTGCCACTGACCGATGCTTCGGGCTGTGTGACGCGGTAATGCCCATGTAATCGCGTAAAGCGCATCGGATATTGCCAGCAGGGGGGCTGCCACCAACATCAGCAAGACGTGTTGCACCATATGGGCCGAAAAAAGCACGTCGCTCAGCGTATCCAACGGCGACAACAAGGCAATAGCGAGTATCACCAGCGCACCCATGAAGGCGCGATACTGCCCCTCTGTTATGCCGTGTCCGCGCCCAGCACGCTGCCAGACGCGCATCGCGCCGCGATGATATAGATACCCCGCCAGCAGCAACATAAGTGTTAGCGGCGACATCACCTGCCACGCAGAAAGCAGATCATGTGGCCCAACGATCTGCCCGCTGTGCGCGAAGATTGGCAAAAAGCTCATCATGGTAGCGGCATGGAAATATATGGGCAGGCCGGGAAAAACGCAGCAGATACCCCCGTGAATAAAATCAGTGCTAAGAAGTAACTATTTAGGATGACACCACCAATCCCTAAAAATGTCTTGATTGTGGTTTCGCGGTCGGTATCAAACAGCGATACAGCGTCGTTACTTCCTTCACGGCGCATGGTCCTTACGCTGAGTATGATCCCTACTGCGGCAACAAGCAGGCCCCCTATAGAGAGTGCGAAAAATGGCATCCGACTATTGATGCTGCAAGCCAATCCACCCGCCACATAACCGACCACTAATTGGACCGTCCAAGCTACCATGCCGATGAAAAAGAGGAGTATCCAACGGCTGGTATTTGGCCTGACATTGGCATTGGCGTTTTGTTCGGCGTTATACATAGGTTGAACACTTCCTTTTATAGTCGTGGCGATAGGTAGATGATTGCCAATACAAACAACCAGATGACATCCACAAAATGCCAGTACAGTGCCGCGTTCATCACAGCGCCGGAACGGGCATGTGAGAGATAACCGACAAAAGATTGCATGAGTAAGATTGCAACCATGACAGCACCGACGATGACGTGCAGTCCATGAATGCCCGTAATCGTGAAGAACAGGGACGCATAAGCATTATCAGTGGGCGTAAAGGGACTGCGACTGTACTCGAACGCCTGTAAGCTCAGGAATATCAGCGCCAGAATGAATGTCACAGCCATCCATGTGCGCGCCTGGACAGGGGCGTCGCCGCGAACAGCATGCTGTGCCAGGTGAATACTCACACTGCCACCTAACAGTAAGGCTGTACCGATTAGCGGAATGACCAGTTCAGGGACTTCAATGCTGCCCTGAGGCCAGGCCGGGGAGTTGGCGCGCACGTATAAATAGGCGCTGAATAACGACGCAAAGATCATGGCTTCTGTGGTGATGAGCATCACCATGCCCCACCATGCAGTTGACCGTGCCCCGACAACGTTCTGACGCAGGTTATAAGCTGTCGATGATGTCTGGGTTGATGATGTCTGGGTTGAGGCGTTCATGCTGTCTCCTCTCTGGCTTCTTCGCGGGTTTCTTCCGGCCATAGCCACAAGGCGATGAAGAAAATGCTAATAACAATGGCGATTGCCGCCAACAGCCACTGATGAAACAACGCCGCCGTGAACAACAACAATAGTGCCAGGGACAATAGCAGTGGAAGGGTGCTGCTATCAGCCATGTGGTAGATGGCGTCGGCTTCTGCTGTGATCAGCGTCGTACCGATAGTTTCCAGCTTATAAACGTCGCTGGGGTCGCGTTGTGCAATCAATTCTTTTTCGATGTGGTTGATGTCTAGATCAGCGTCATGAACGTTGATGTTCGCAACGCGGCTGCTGTCCGCTTCGTGGATTTCTTCGTCCCAAACAGGCACACGACTTGCGACCGCTAGCATTTGCTCAAAGTTATAAGGTGGCGGCGGCGATGATGTTGCCCATTCCAGGGTCGCGCCGCCCCAGGGATCATCGCCAGCCTGTTTGCCCGCCCACAGGCTGTAAAAGATGTTTACAATGAACAGAATGACGCTGAGGGCAATCACAAAGGCGCTCACGGTAATAAACAGATTGAGTGGTTCCCAACCCATATCGGTGGCGTAGGTATAGACACGGCGCGGCATCCCATTAATGCCCAGAATGTGCATCGGGAAAAAGACCCCGTTCACACCGAGGAAAAATAGCCAGAAGTGCCAGTATCCCAACCCCTTATTGAGCATCCTACCAGTCATCTTGGGCAGCCAGTAATACATAGCCCCGAACATCGGGAAGACCATGCCACCGACCAGTACATAATGGAAGTGCGCCACCACGAAGTAGGTATCTGTGACCTGCCGATCAAAGGATACCGCAGGGAACATCACCCCGGTCAGGCCGCCGATCACAAAAGTCAGGATAAAGCCCATGATCCACATGAGGGGGAGCTTGAAGCGTGGTTTGCCCAGGACCAGTGTCGCCAACCAGGAGAAAACCTGAATGCCAGCCGGAACAGCAATCATCAATGAGGCTGCACCAAACAGGCTGTTGACCAGTGGCGATATGCCGACAGCGAACATATGATGGACCCACACGCCAAAGGCAACCACGCCAGTCAGTATGGCCGACATCGCCAGCAGTGTGTAACCGACGACGCGCCGCCGAGAAAACACCTGAATAATCTCTGAGACGATGCCAGCCGCTGGCAAAAAGATGATGTAGACATCAGGATGCCCAAAAAACCAGAACAAATGCTGCCACAGTAGCGGACTGCCGCCTTCACTGTCGAAGAAGTGAAAGCCAAATGTACGCTCCAGGAAGAGTAAAATGTTCGCTGTTGTCAATGCCGGGACGGCGAACAATACCACCAGCGAGGTAACCAGTATGGTCCAGACGAAAAGCGGCATCCTGTTGAGCGATAGCCCGGGTACGCGCATCTTAAAGATGGTCACGATGAAGTTAATTGCACCGGCTGTGGTCGAAATACCTAAGAACATCAAGCCCAACAGCCAGAAATCGAGATTGGGCGTCGGCGAGTAGATTTTGCTGGTTAGCGGTACATAAGCGAACCAACCGCCATCGGGGGCGACGTTAAAGATCATGCTGGCGTACATGAACAGACCAGCGAACAAGAACACCCAATAGCCGAAGGCGTTCAGACGCGGGAAAGCCATATCGCGCGCACCAACCATGAGCGGCACGAAGTAATTGCCGAAGCCAAATAGCATCGGTGTCGCGAAGAAAAAGATCATCAACGTGCCGTGCAGGGTGAACCACTGATTGTAAATTTGTGGGTCAGCAAATGTATTATTCGCACTCATGAGCTGGACACGCATCAACAGTGCGTTGATACCTGCCAACACGAAGAACAAAAAGGCCGTGACGACATAGCGCAAGCCGATATATTTGTGATCGACTGTTGATAACAGGCGGGAAAGTGCATCGGGCGTTTCCCAGATTTCACGCAGATTTTCACTTGCTACCTGTGTATCCCTATCGGCGCTGACTGCCATTCATTCCTCCATGATTCCAGATACACGATTCATGATTTACTGTCTCAGCTTCGCTGCTGCAACACCTCATTGAAGCGTTTCAAGATAATCCAACAAAGTTTGCAGTTGATCGGGATCAAGCTGCATGGGCGGCATACGATTGCCTGGTTTGATCGCCTGGGCATTGGTGATCCATGCGGCGAGATTGCCGCGTGTGTTCGGTAAAACGCCAGCGCCAATCGTGGCTCGACTGGCGAGGTGGGTGAGATCAGGCCCGATAACGCCGGTCGCGTTCGTCCCTTCAATCCGATGACAATAAACACAAGCGGACCCCATAAAAACCTGACGACCAGCTTCAATACTGCTGATCTCCGGCTCCTGGGCCGGTTGCTCCTGAGTATTGACCCATGTTTCAAAGTCATCGCGCTCGCTGGCGATGACAAAAAATGCCATATTCGCATGTTGTAATCCGCAGAACTCCGCACATTGTCCACGATAGATGCCGGGCTCATCAGCCTGCAACTGAATCGTATTCGTCTGGCCGGGGATCAAATCCAACTTGCCGCCTAATTGGGGTATCCAGAAGCTGTGAATGACATCATCGCTAGTCAGGCGGAAGATGACTGGCTCACCAGCCGGAATGTGAATCTCATTGGCGCTGTTAATCCCTTGATCAGGATAATGAACTTCCCACCACCACTGATGCCCAATGACTTGTATTGTCAGGGTGTCGCTGCTTGCTGATGCGATCGCACTGCCCTGTTCGATGACGATGGCAAGTGCCATCAACATAGCTAACACCACAGCCGGGACAAGGCCACCAGCGACCATCACGACACGCAGAGCGCGTTTTTCATTTTCAGCGGCTTGTTCAGGCGTTTCTGGTGAGTTGACGTCTTCAGAGATGGTATGAAGTCGATCGTTCCTGTTGCGAAAAATGACGTAAGCAAGGATGAGGGTCACAACTGTAAATGTCATGGCTGCGATACCAAAGAGCAACCAGCTTAAATTAGCGACCTTGCCTGCTGATGAGCTGGCTGGATTGAGGGTAGAATGTGAGGCGGTACAGCCACTGACTGCCAGTATTAAAAACAGCATTATGAAGCGATGTAATTTTGATCGCATACTTCGCCCACACAATCCTTGATTTATTGATTATCTTTGTTGATCTGGTGATGGATGCTGCCAGGGCCAACCTATGCCCTTACACTACTCCTCATAAGATCGAACCACAAAGCGCGATCGTTCCATATGATTAAGATCACCTGACCCATATTGATATAGGTAAAAAGTGCCACACTAGTATCACATCATGGGATGATTGAATTCGGCAGTGTTTAGGTAACATTTTTTACTGCACGCCTGAAACAATGGGCATGAGCGGCAAGTTGCCCTGAGGATGGCTCCTATATTTCTATTACAAGGGCGTTTTGCTGTTTTTGATTATTTTGCTTGCAAAATTTCCTGGTTATCTACGAAAGCAAGAGCCGAAAACAGCAGAAAGCAGATACTTAGCTAGCAGAACTGTTGTGATCGCCGATTTGATATCGCGTACTGAAGATAATGTCGCCACTGCCGATCATGTCGACAGTAAGGCTATCGAGCGGCGATGTGTTGATTTCACGTTTTTTGCGAGCCATGGCTAGCTTGCCTTCTGACGTGCCTTCTGACGAACGATATTCGCAACCAATTCACCATAAGCCACACTGGCAGCAGCTTTGGGTTCATAGTTGAAGACGCTCAGGTGATTGTGGTGAGAGTAGGAGACAGCCTCATTCTGTGGGATCATGCCGCAGAACAGTTGTCCGAGCACATTGTGTGACTTCATCTCATCGAGCAGCTGCATGCGGACTTGGACACGCCGATCCTATCT
The Phototrophicus methaneseepsis DNA segment above includes these coding regions:
- a CDS encoding cytochrome c oxidase subunit 3, which codes for MNASTQTSSTQTSSTAYNLRQNVVGARSTAWWGMVMLITTEAMIFASLFSAYLYVRANSPAWPQGSIEVPELVIPLIGTALLLGGSVSIHLAQHAVRGDAPVQARTWMAVTFILALIFLSLQAFEYSRSPFTPTDNAYASLFFTITGIHGLHVIVGAVMVAILLMQSFVGYLSHARSGAVMNAALYWHFVDVIWLFVLAIIYLSPRL
- the coxB gene encoding cytochrome c oxidase subunit II, which codes for MRSKLHRFIMLFLILAVSGCTASHSTLNPASSSAGKVANLSWLLFGIAAMTFTVVTLILAYVIFRNRNDRLHTISEDVNSPETPEQAAENEKRALRVVMVAGGLVPAVVLAMLMALAIVIEQGSAIASASSDTLTIQVIGHQWWWEVHYPDQGINSANEIHIPAGEPVIFRLTSDDVIHSFWIPQLGGKLDLIPGQTNTIQLQADEPGIYRGQCAEFCGLQHANMAFFVIASERDDFETWVNTQEQPAQEPEISSIEAGRQVFMGSACVYCHRIEGTNATGVIGPDLTHLASRATIGAGVLPNTRGNLAAWITNAQAIKPGNRMPPMQLDPDQLQTLLDYLETLQ
- a CDS encoding ParA family protein, which produces MQLLDEMKSHNVLGQLFCGMIPQNEAVSYSHHNHLSVFNYEPKAAASVAYGELVANIVRQKARQKAS
- the ctaD gene encoding cytochrome c oxidase subunit I; this translates as MAVSADRDTQVASENLREIWETPDALSRLLSTVDHKYIGLRYVVTAFLFFVLAGINALLMRVQLMSANNTFADPQIYNQWFTLHGTLMIFFFATPMLFGFGNYFVPLMVGARDMAFPRLNAFGYWVFLFAGLFMYASMIFNVAPDGGWFAYVPLTSKIYSPTPNLDFWLLGLMFLGISTTAGAINFIVTIFKMRVPGLSLNRMPLFVWTILVTSLVVLFAVPALTTANILLFLERTFGFHFFDSEGGSPLLWQHLFWFFGHPDVYIIFLPAAGIVSEIIQVFSRRRVVGYTLLAMSAILTGVVAFGVWVHHMFAVGISPLVNSLFGAASLMIAVPAGIQVFSWLATLVLGKPRFKLPLMWIMGFILTFVIGGLTGVMFPAVSFDRQVTDTYFVVAHFHYVLVGGMVFPMFGAMYYWLPKMTGRMLNKGLGYWHFWLFFLGVNGVFFPMHILGINGMPRRVYTYATDMGWEPLNLFITVSAFVIALSVILFIVNIFYSLWAGKQAGDDPWGGATLEWATSSPPPPYNFEQMLAVASRVPVWDEEIHEADSSRVANINVHDADLDINHIEKELIAQRDPSDVYKLETIGTTLITAEADAIYHMADSSTLPLLLSLALLLLFTAALFHQWLLAAIAIVISIFFIALWLWPEETREEAREETA
- a CDS encoding cytochrome c oxidase assembly protein, producing the protein MMSFLPIFAHSGQIVGPHDLLSAWQVMSPLTLMLLLAGYLYHRGAMRVWQRAGRGHGITEGQYRAFMGALVILAIALLSPLDTLSDVLFSAHMVQHVLLMLVAAPLLAISDALYAITWALPRHTARSIGQWQARHKKVRHILRFLIRPISAWLIFVFALWLWHLPIIYEAALNNELIHEVEHGSFVFAAYLFWWVISQQRHTLNYSVNVILMFMTMLQGAALGMLLVFSSHPWYSAYEEVTRLWGLIPLHDQQLAGLIMWLTGGFVYTACAAFYLWKWLNAMDQVATG